One Solirubrobacter pauli DNA segment encodes these proteins:
- a CDS encoding acyl-CoA dehydrogenase family protein: MNFDLPDDHELIRRTVRDFAEQEVAPVAEELDRTKAFPYAIVKQLGELGLMGIPFPEEYGGAGADSLAYALAVEELTRVDSSVAITLCAHTSLGTQPIYLFGTEEQKREWLPKLTAGEILGAFGLTEPEAGSDAGNVRTRASLGEDGWTINGTKQFITNAGTDISGVVCITARTGEDEISNLIVPNGTPGYEQGEPYRKMGWNASDTRPLTFEDCVVPEENLLGPRGGGFKQFLHVLDIGRIGVAAMGVGLAQGALDQALAYAKERRAFGKPISKYQAIQGKLADMATEIEAARFLVYKAAWLKDQGRNFTLTAAQAKLKTGRLAVRCAEEAVQIHGGYGYIEEYPVCRMYRDAKILTIGEGTDEVQQMVIARALGA; this comes from the coding sequence ATGAACTTCGATCTCCCCGACGACCACGAGCTGATCCGGCGCACGGTGCGCGACTTCGCGGAGCAGGAGGTCGCTCCGGTCGCGGAGGAGCTCGACCGCACGAAGGCGTTCCCGTACGCGATCGTCAAGCAGCTCGGGGAGCTCGGGCTGATGGGCATCCCGTTCCCGGAGGAGTACGGCGGCGCGGGCGCGGACTCGCTGGCCTACGCGCTGGCGGTCGAGGAGCTCACGCGCGTGGACTCGTCGGTGGCCATCACGCTGTGCGCGCACACGTCGCTGGGCACGCAGCCGATCTACCTGTTCGGCACGGAGGAGCAGAAGCGGGAGTGGCTGCCCAAGCTCACGGCAGGGGAGATCCTGGGCGCGTTCGGCCTGACGGAGCCCGAAGCGGGGTCGGACGCCGGCAACGTCCGCACGCGCGCCTCGCTCGGCGAGGACGGCTGGACGATCAACGGCACCAAGCAGTTCATCACCAACGCGGGCACGGACATCTCGGGCGTCGTCTGCATCACGGCGCGCACCGGCGAGGACGAGATCTCGAACCTGATCGTCCCGAACGGCACGCCCGGCTACGAGCAGGGTGAGCCGTACCGGAAGATGGGCTGGAACGCGTCGGACACGCGGCCGCTGACGTTCGAGGACTGCGTGGTGCCGGAGGAGAACCTGCTCGGCCCGCGCGGCGGCGGCTTCAAGCAGTTCCTGCACGTGCTGGACATCGGGCGGATCGGGGTCGCGGCGATGGGCGTCGGGCTCGCGCAGGGCGCGCTGGACCAGGCGCTGGCGTACGCGAAGGAGCGGCGCGCGTTCGGCAAGCCGATCTCCAAGTACCAGGCGATCCAGGGCAAGCTCGCCGACATGGCGACGGAGATCGAGGCGGCGCGCTTCCTCGTGTACAAGGCGGCGTGGCTGAAGGACCAGGGCCGCAACTTCACGCTCACCGCCGCGCAGGCCAAGCTCAAGACCGGCCGGCTGGCGGTGCGCTGCGCCGAGGAGGCCGTCCAGATCCACGGCGGCTACGGCTACATCGAGGAGTACCCGGTGTGCCGCATGTACCGGGACGCGAAGATCCTCACCATCGGCGAGGGCACCGACGAGGTGCAGCAGATGGTCATCGCCCGCGCGCTGGGCGCCTGA
- a CDS encoding TetR/AcrR family transcriptional regulator produces the protein MRPARREKYDRRQREVVSIAAQLFARRGFQATTMDELSEATGLRSGGLYHYIGSKQALLLQIFGELMDPLLERAGKITEGTPEEQLRELVRVWVAHIETHLDHMAVFAQERHAIEREPAWEQVRASRDAFEAILARRLADVGITDRLQHFALLGMVNHTATWLKPGGRWTAEQIADGYCDMILHT, from the coding sequence ATGCGACCCGCCCGCAGAGAGAAATACGACCGCCGCCAGCGCGAGGTCGTCAGCATCGCCGCCCAGCTGTTCGCGCGCCGCGGCTTCCAGGCCACGACGATGGACGAGCTGAGCGAGGCGACCGGCCTGCGCAGCGGTGGCCTGTACCACTACATCGGCTCCAAGCAGGCCCTGCTGCTGCAGATCTTCGGCGAGCTGATGGACCCGCTGCTCGAGCGCGCGGGCAAGATCACGGAGGGCACGCCCGAGGAGCAGCTGCGCGAGCTCGTCCGCGTCTGGGTGGCGCACATCGAGACGCACCTCGACCACATGGCGGTGTTCGCCCAGGAACGCCACGCGATCGAGCGCGAGCCGGCGTGGGAGCAGGTCCGTGCGAGCCGGGACGCGTTCGAGGCGATCCTCGCCCGCCGGCTCGCCGACGTCGGGATCACCGACCGCCTGCAGCACTTCGCGCTGCTCGGGATGGTCAACCACACGGCGACGTGGCTCAAGCCGGGCGGCCGCTGGACGGCCGAGCAGATCGCGGACGGCTACTGCGACATGATCCTGCACACGTGA
- a CDS encoding carboxyl transferase domain-containing protein codes for MTHQGLVDDLNAQLERVRQGGGEKARARHTARGKLLPRERVDRLLDHGAPFLELSPLAAHGMYDGDAPGAGIVTGVGRVSGRECVIVANDATVKGGTYYPMTVKKHLRAQEVALQNALPCIYLVDSGGAFLPLQDEVFPDREHFGRIFFNQATMSERGIPQIAAVMGSCTAGGAYVPAMSDECVIVREQGTIFLGGPPLVKAATGEEVTAEELGGGDLHSRTSGVTDHLADDDVHALAIVRDIVATLPPPAPAPWARIPVQAPLHDPDSIFDVVPADVRKPYDPHDLIARLVDGSAFHEFKALYGTTLVCGFAHIHGHPVGILANNGILFSESALKGAHFIELCDRRKIPLLFLQNISGFMVGKEYEAGGIAKHGAKMVTAVSCARVPKLTVIVGGSFGAGNYGMCGRAYSPRFLFMWPNARISVMGGQQAATVMETVGQPEVGASLRDQYEAQGHPYYATARLWDDGVIDPRDTRDVLGLALGATAGAPLRDVGYGVFRM; via the coding sequence ATGACGCATCAGGGGCTGGTCGACGACCTCAACGCGCAGCTCGAGCGGGTGCGGCAGGGCGGGGGCGAGAAGGCCCGCGCGCGGCACACGGCGCGCGGCAAGCTGCTGCCGCGCGAGCGCGTGGACCGGCTGCTCGACCATGGCGCGCCGTTCCTGGAGCTGTCGCCGCTCGCCGCGCACGGCATGTACGACGGCGATGCGCCCGGGGCGGGGATCGTCACCGGCGTCGGGCGGGTGAGCGGGCGCGAGTGCGTGATCGTCGCCAACGACGCGACCGTCAAGGGCGGCACCTACTACCCGATGACGGTCAAGAAGCACCTGCGCGCGCAGGAGGTGGCGCTGCAGAACGCGCTGCCGTGCATCTACCTCGTCGACTCGGGCGGCGCGTTCCTGCCGCTGCAGGACGAGGTGTTCCCGGACCGCGAGCACTTCGGCCGGATCTTCTTCAACCAGGCGACGATGTCCGAGCGCGGCATCCCGCAGATCGCCGCCGTCATGGGCTCGTGCACGGCCGGCGGCGCCTACGTGCCCGCCATGAGCGACGAGTGCGTGATCGTCCGCGAGCAGGGCACGATCTTCCTCGGCGGGCCGCCGCTGGTGAAGGCCGCGACCGGCGAGGAGGTCACTGCGGAGGAACTGGGCGGGGGAGACCTGCACTCGCGCACGAGCGGCGTGACCGACCACCTCGCCGACGACGACGTCCACGCGCTGGCGATCGTGCGCGACATCGTGGCGACGCTGCCACCGCCGGCCCCGGCGCCGTGGGCGCGGATACCGGTCCAGGCACCGCTGCACGATCCGGACTCGATCTTCGACGTCGTGCCCGCCGACGTGCGCAAGCCCTACGACCCGCACGACCTGATCGCACGGCTCGTCGACGGCTCGGCGTTCCACGAGTTCAAGGCACTCTACGGGACGACGCTGGTGTGCGGGTTCGCCCACATCCACGGCCACCCGGTCGGCATCCTCGCCAACAACGGGATCCTGTTCAGCGAGTCGGCGCTCAAGGGCGCGCACTTCATCGAGCTGTGCGACCGCCGCAAGATCCCGCTGCTGTTCCTCCAGAACATCTCCGGCTTCATGGTCGGCAAGGAGTACGAGGCGGGCGGCATCGCCAAGCACGGCGCGAAGATGGTCACGGCCGTGTCCTGCGCGCGCGTGCCGAAGCTCACGGTGATCGTCGGCGGCTCGTTCGGCGCCGGCAACTACGGCATGTGCGGCCGCGCCTACTCGCCCCGCTTCCTGTTCATGTGGCCGAACGCCCGCATCTCGGTGATGGGCGGCCAGCAGGCGGCGACCGTCATGGAGACCGTCGGCCAGCCCGAGGTCGGGGCGTCCCTGCGCGACCAGTACGAGGCCCAGGGCCATCCGTACTACGCGACCGCACGGCTGTGGGACGACGGCGTGATCGACCCGCGCGACACGCGCGACGTCCTCGGCCTCGCCCTCGGCGCCACCGCGGGCGCACCGCTCCGCGACGTCGGCTACGGCGTCTTTAGGATGTAG
- a CDS encoding helix-turn-helix transcriptional regulator: protein MPAPALIGRRRELVWLAEAAHEALAGQGALVLLAGEAGVGKTHLAEAAFADGPFLRGSASLPGGAPYGPVVAALRQRLRDAPDVLDACPLRAHLALLLPELGPAAESSDRATMFEALRSALAAVSPAVILLDDLQWSDSATLDLLAALAAPVRELPLLLVAAYRSDEIGRGHVLRRLRADLRRARALRELLVTPLDAAATRELTALALDADPGPALAATVLDRTQGFPFFIQELVAVLQADRRLTAGPDGLELLSDADVPIPETIRDAVLLRMTGVTEAGRAAAEAAAVVGPEFRLDLAPALDELLETGLIVETRPGHAAFRHALVRDAIYEGIPWRRRRDLHAAFADALQFGGAPSGQIAAHRLAAGDRDRALDAFLAAARELAYVHAHRDAATAALQALDLWPDGERTEERLTALDDYAHSTELAGDLPEATRALREAAALRRAASHGGAALAITERRLAALYDLQGDRDHALLARRAAVVAFDAASLPGEAAAERLLLAGYGQSAGRHAEAADLARAAQADGERAGRPDLRARALGLEGVARAKRGDYAEGVETIRVGLALALEHELTTEAAELYQRLATAMETAADYGGAREALSTAVGLCELSGASGQEYVCLSCMAYVLRELGDWDQAAQLSRELGAGEARPDDACVADGILGAILAYRGDTRAGEPLLLRCRATAMRLDVVSMDVDSSAALAWVAAHAGDRSTAAEHARHVLARWERSEDHHYAIPGLRYAATVFAADEDLARSRATAEALSTIAAGTGHADALAALAHALAEVALAEGEADAAADKLSRALELHADLELPFERAQIALRAGVALAAAGRREPALQRLEESYRTARRLNARPLAAAAAAEFERLGEPLERRLGARAAQQHAAAGLSRRELEVTRLVSLGRTNREIARELFLSPRTVDMHVRNILAKLSCRTRTEAASRAAELGLLGG, encoded by the coding sequence GTGCCTGCTCCAGCGCTCATCGGCCGTCGCCGCGAGCTCGTGTGGCTCGCGGAGGCGGCGCACGAGGCGCTGGCCGGGCAGGGCGCGCTCGTGCTGCTCGCGGGGGAGGCCGGGGTCGGCAAGACGCACCTCGCCGAGGCCGCGTTCGCGGACGGGCCCTTCCTGCGCGGCTCGGCGTCCCTGCCCGGCGGAGCGCCGTACGGTCCCGTCGTCGCCGCACTGCGGCAGCGCCTGCGAGACGCGCCCGACGTCCTGGACGCGTGCCCGCTGCGCGCGCACCTCGCTCTGCTGTTGCCCGAGCTGGGCCCGGCCGCCGAGTCGAGCGACCGCGCGACGATGTTCGAGGCGCTTCGCAGCGCGCTCGCCGCGGTGTCGCCGGCGGTGATCCTGCTCGACGACCTGCAGTGGTCCGACAGCGCCACCCTCGACCTGCTCGCCGCGCTGGCCGCGCCGGTGCGGGAGCTGCCGCTGCTGCTCGTGGCCGCGTACCGCTCCGACGAGATCGGGCGCGGCCACGTGCTGCGCCGCCTGCGCGCCGACCTGCGCCGCGCGCGGGCGCTGCGCGAGCTGCTGGTGACGCCCCTGGACGCGGCCGCGACGCGTGAGCTCACCGCGCTGGCGCTCGACGCCGACCCCGGGCCCGCTCTCGCGGCGACCGTCCTCGACCGCACCCAGGGCTTCCCCTTCTTCATCCAGGAGCTCGTCGCCGTCCTGCAGGCGGATCGGCGCCTGACCGCCGGCCCGGACGGGCTCGAGCTGCTGAGCGACGCCGACGTGCCCATCCCCGAGACGATCCGCGACGCCGTCCTACTGCGCATGACGGGCGTGACCGAGGCCGGCCGCGCGGCCGCCGAGGCCGCCGCGGTCGTCGGGCCGGAGTTCCGCCTCGACCTCGCCCCAGCGCTCGACGAGCTGCTCGAGACCGGCCTGATCGTCGAGACCCGCCCCGGCCACGCCGCCTTCCGCCACGCCCTCGTCCGCGACGCGATCTACGAGGGCATCCCGTGGCGCCGCCGCCGCGACCTGCACGCCGCCTTCGCCGACGCGCTCCAGTTCGGCGGCGCCCCGAGCGGCCAGATCGCCGCCCACCGCCTCGCCGCCGGCGACCGCGACCGCGCGCTCGACGCCTTCCTCGCCGCCGCCCGCGAGCTCGCCTACGTGCACGCCCACCGCGACGCCGCCACCGCCGCTCTGCAGGCCCTCGACCTGTGGCCGGACGGCGAGCGCACCGAGGAGCGCCTGACGGCCCTCGACGACTACGCCCACTCGACCGAGCTGGCCGGCGACCTGCCCGAGGCGACCCGCGCGCTCCGCGAGGCGGCCGCGCTCCGCCGCGCCGCGAGCCACGGCGGCGCCGCGCTCGCCATCACCGAGCGGCGGCTCGCCGCCCTGTACGACCTGCAGGGCGATCGCGACCACGCGCTGCTCGCGCGGCGGGCGGCGGTCGTCGCCTTCGACGCCGCCTCGCTTCCCGGCGAGGCGGCGGCCGAGCGGCTGCTGCTCGCCGGATACGGGCAGAGCGCCGGACGGCACGCGGAGGCCGCGGACCTCGCGCGAGCGGCGCAGGCCGACGGCGAGCGCGCCGGCCGGCCCGACCTGCGGGCGCGGGCGCTGGGGCTGGAGGGCGTCGCGCGGGCCAAGCGCGGCGACTACGCCGAGGGCGTGGAGACGATCCGCGTCGGGCTCGCCCTCGCCCTCGAGCACGAGCTGACCACGGAAGCCGCCGAGCTCTACCAGCGGCTCGCGACCGCGATGGAGACCGCGGCCGACTACGGCGGCGCGCGCGAGGCGCTCTCCACCGCGGTCGGGCTGTGCGAGCTGTCGGGCGCGAGCGGGCAGGAGTACGTGTGCCTGAGCTGCATGGCCTACGTGCTGCGGGAGCTCGGCGACTGGGACCAGGCCGCGCAGCTGAGCCGCGAGCTCGGGGCGGGGGAGGCGCGACCGGACGACGCGTGCGTGGCCGACGGCATCCTCGGCGCGATCCTCGCCTACCGGGGTGACACGCGGGCCGGCGAGCCGCTGCTCCTGCGCTGCCGGGCGACGGCGATGCGGCTGGACGTCGTCTCCATGGACGTCGACAGCTCCGCCGCGCTCGCCTGGGTCGCCGCGCACGCGGGCGACCGCTCCACGGCCGCCGAGCACGCGCGGCACGTGCTCGCCCGCTGGGAGCGCAGCGAGGACCACCACTACGCGATCCCGGGCCTGCGCTACGCGGCGACCGTGTTCGCCGCCGACGAGGATCTCGCGCGCTCCCGCGCGACCGCGGAGGCGCTCTCGACGATCGCCGCCGGCACCGGCCACGCCGACGCCCTGGCCGCGCTCGCCCACGCCCTCGCCGAGGTCGCGCTCGCCGAGGGTGAGGCCGATGCGGCCGCGGACAAGCTCAGCCGTGCCCTCGAGCTGCACGCCGACCTCGAGCTCCCGTTCGAGCGCGCGCAGATCGCGCTCCGCGCCGGGGTCGCGCTCGCCGCCGCCGGCCGGCGCGAGCCCGCGCTCCAGCGCTTGGAGGAGAGCTACCGCACCGCGCGCCGGCTGAACGCCCGCCCGCTCGCCGCCGCGGCGGCCGCCGAGTTCGAGCGCCTGGGCGAGCCGCTCGAGCGCCGGCTCGGCGCCCGGGCGGCGCAACAGCACGCCGCCGCCGGGCTCTCGCGCCGCGAGCTCGAGGTCACGCGGCTGGTCTCCCTGGGCCGCACGAACCGCGAGATCGCGCGCGAGCTGTTCCTGAGCCCGCGCACGGTCGACATGCACGTGCGCAACATCCTCGCCAAGCTCAGCTGCCGGACGCGGACCGAGGCCGCGAGCCGGGCGGCCGAACTCGGCCTACTCGGCGGCTGA
- a CDS encoding AMP-dependent synthetase/ligase gives MADTAQRSSSADLRSLGGLALAAADRHSGDAMRAPGRAAITYADFGRAIREIAGGLASLGVEAGDPVAILCGTIPEWTMADFGAFCAGAVVVPVYHTNSPEECEYVLEHSGAKVVLLEDAGQAAKIASIRGRLPNLEHVVVLTGEAPDAITLANLRARGAQTGEQVARERTEAVSPDDTATIVYTSGTTGPPKGCVLSHANLLYTAGAYIDRLDLRTSPPVIFQYLPLAHVLARMVSFVCLDVGGTLAFWGGDTKSLAADIAEAKPTHIPTVPRLLEKIMTRVISTAESAGGVKAAIFKRALSTGEAVAKAKRDGGSVNPLTKAQAALGHKLALSKVKNALGPNDPVLITGAAPIGAEVIEFFYACGVPVLEGYGLTETCAAATLNTLTEVQVGSVGRPLAGVEVTLGEDGEILVRGPLVFKGYHRNDEATAAIIDGDGWLHTGDLGEVVDGYVRITGRKKDLIITSSGKNVSPEMLESALRETRWISQAIAAGDRRSYLVALVTIDPDEAPKLAAELGVPADPESMARDEKVRQRIWEDIDAVNQRFARIEQIKRFAILPRDLSQEDGELTPTLKVKRSVVYKKYAGDVDTLYEGSAAE, from the coding sequence ATGGCCGACACCGCCCAACGCTCCTCTTCCGCCGACCTGCGCTCGCTCGGCGGCCTCGCGCTCGCCGCTGCCGACCGTCACTCGGGGGACGCGATGCGCGCGCCGGGCCGTGCGGCGATCACCTACGCCGACTTCGGCCGCGCGATCCGCGAGATCGCCGGCGGGTTGGCCTCGCTGGGCGTCGAGGCCGGCGACCCGGTCGCGATCCTGTGCGGGACGATCCCCGAGTGGACGATGGCCGACTTCGGCGCGTTCTGCGCCGGCGCGGTGGTCGTGCCCGTCTACCACACGAACTCGCCGGAGGAGTGCGAGTACGTGCTCGAGCACAGCGGCGCGAAGGTGGTGCTGCTCGAGGACGCCGGCCAGGCGGCGAAGATCGCGTCGATCCGCGGCCGGCTGCCGAACCTGGAGCACGTCGTCGTGCTCACCGGCGAGGCGCCGGACGCGATCACGCTGGCAAATCTGCGCGCGCGGGGAGCGCAGACGGGCGAGCAGGTCGCGCGCGAGCGCACCGAGGCCGTCTCCCCCGACGACACGGCGACGATCGTCTACACGAGCGGCACGACCGGCCCGCCCAAGGGCTGCGTGCTCTCGCACGCGAACCTGCTGTACACGGCCGGCGCGTACATCGACCGCCTGGACCTGCGCACGTCGCCGCCGGTGATCTTCCAGTACCTGCCGCTCGCGCACGTGCTCGCCCGGATGGTGTCGTTCGTGTGCCTGGACGTCGGCGGCACGCTCGCGTTCTGGGGCGGGGACACGAAGAGCCTGGCGGCGGACATCGCCGAGGCCAAGCCGACGCACATCCCGACGGTCCCGCGCCTGCTCGAGAAGATCATGACCCGTGTGATCAGCACGGCGGAGTCGGCGGGCGGCGTCAAGGCGGCGATCTTCAAGCGCGCCCTGTCCACGGGCGAGGCCGTGGCCAAGGCCAAGCGCGACGGGGGCTCGGTGAACCCGCTGACCAAGGCGCAGGCGGCGCTCGGCCACAAGCTGGCGTTGTCGAAGGTCAAGAACGCGCTCGGCCCCAACGACCCGGTGCTGATCACCGGCGCGGCGCCGATCGGCGCCGAGGTGATCGAGTTCTTCTACGCCTGCGGCGTGCCGGTGCTCGAGGGCTACGGGCTCACGGAGACGTGCGCGGCGGCGACGCTGAATACGCTGACAGAGGTGCAGGTCGGCTCGGTCGGCCGCCCGTTGGCCGGCGTCGAGGTGACCCTCGGCGAGGACGGCGAGATCCTCGTGCGCGGCCCGCTCGTGTTCAAGGGCTACCACCGCAACGACGAGGCCACGGCGGCGATCATCGATGGCGACGGCTGGCTGCACACGGGTGACCTCGGCGAGGTCGTCGACGGCTACGTGCGCATCACGGGCCGCAAGAAGGACCTGATCATCACGTCCTCGGGCAAGAACGTCTCGCCGGAGATGCTCGAGTCGGCGCTGCGCGAGACCCGCTGGATCTCGCAGGCGATCGCGGCCGGCGACCGGCGCTCGTACCTGGTCGCGCTCGTGACGATCGATCCCGACGAGGCGCCCAAGCTCGCCGCGGAGCTCGGCGTGCCCGCCGACCCGGAGTCGATGGCGCGCGACGAGAAGGTGCGCCAGCGCATCTGGGAGGACATCGACGCCGTCAACCAGCGCTTCGCGCGGATCGAGCAGATCAAGCGCTTCGCGATCCTCCCGCGTGACCTCTCCCAGGAGGACGGTGAGCTGACGCCGACGCTGAAGGTCAAGCGCTCGGTCGTCTACAAGAAGTACGCGGGCGACGTCGACACGCTCTACGAGGGATCAGCCGCCGAGTAG
- a CDS encoding acetyl/propionyl/methylcrotonyl-CoA carboxylase subunit alpha, which produces MFDSVLVANRGEIARRVLRTLHGLGIRSLAIYTEADRDAVHVREADAAELVSSYLAIDEIMVVAARCDAVHPGYGFLSENPAFARACEEMGVVFIGPSADAIELMGDKVRAKDAAVAAGVPVVPTYTPETAEYPVLVKAAAGGGGRGMRVVERPEDLSEAMAAASREAAVGFGDDRVFLERFLPRARHIEVQVIGDTHGTVLSLGERECSLQRRHQKVVEESPSPVVDAALREVFGAEAVALAQAAGYVGAGTVEFIADADDPSQHFFLEMNARLQVEHPVTELVTGLDLVELQLRVAAGEPLDIDVALSGHAVEARVNAEDLRFFPSAGPVLLASFPDDVRVDAAVETGSVVGTDYDSMIAKVIAHGPDRATALARLDRALSKTAILGLETNVGFLRSLLARDDVRAGQLDTGLIGRLDPPEPPLTDEEAAQLWASSQLVERGDDPWQRVDGWRLGGVRAPSFWRLSVNGGEPIDIRAELKRPGRLTSGEWLAVDGWTWRISEPSAEELHHGAHASGELRAPMPGSVLLVPRQVGDEVKAGEPVVVLESMKMELALNAPADGTVTKLDVKVGDKVGRDEIVAVVE; this is translated from the coding sequence ATGTTCGACTCCGTGCTCGTCGCCAACCGCGGCGAGATCGCCCGCCGGGTGCTGCGGACGCTGCACGGGCTGGGCATCCGCTCGCTGGCGATCTACACCGAGGCCGACCGCGACGCCGTGCACGTGCGCGAAGCCGACGCGGCCGAGCTCGTCTCCTCCTACCTCGCGATCGACGAGATCATGGTCGTCGCGGCGCGCTGCGACGCGGTCCACCCGGGGTACGGCTTCCTCAGCGAGAACCCGGCGTTCGCGCGGGCCTGCGAGGAGATGGGCGTCGTGTTCATCGGGCCGTCCGCGGACGCGATCGAGTTGATGGGCGACAAGGTGCGCGCGAAGGACGCGGCCGTGGCGGCCGGCGTGCCGGTCGTTCCGACCTACACGCCGGAGACGGCCGAGTACCCCGTGCTGGTCAAGGCGGCGGCGGGCGGTGGTGGGCGCGGCATGCGCGTCGTCGAGCGCCCGGAGGACCTGTCGGAGGCGATGGCCGCGGCGAGCCGCGAGGCGGCCGTGGGCTTCGGGGACGACCGCGTGTTCCTCGAGCGCTTCCTCCCGCGCGCCCGCCACATCGAGGTGCAGGTCATCGGCGACACGCACGGCACCGTGCTGTCCCTCGGCGAGCGCGAGTGCTCGTTGCAGCGGCGCCACCAGAAGGTGGTCGAGGAGTCGCCGTCGCCGGTGGTGGACGCGGCGCTGCGCGAGGTGTTCGGCGCCGAGGCGGTCGCGCTGGCGCAGGCGGCGGGCTACGTGGGCGCGGGCACGGTCGAGTTCATCGCCGACGCCGACGACCCGTCCCAGCACTTCTTCCTGGAGATGAACGCGCGGCTCCAGGTCGAGCACCCGGTCACCGAGCTGGTCACCGGGCTGGACCTCGTGGAGCTGCAACTGCGGGTGGCGGCGGGTGAGCCGCTGGACATCGATGTCGCTTTGAGCGGCCACGCCGTCGAGGCGCGCGTGAACGCCGAGGACTTGCGCTTCTTCCCGTCGGCCGGCCCGGTCCTGCTCGCGTCGTTCCCGGACGACGTGCGCGTGGACGCGGCCGTCGAGACCGGCTCGGTCGTGGGCACGGACTACGACTCGATGATCGCCAAGGTCATCGCCCACGGCCCGGACCGCGCGACCGCGCTCGCCCGCCTGGACCGCGCGCTGTCGAAGACCGCGATCCTCGGCCTGGAGACCAACGTCGGCTTCCTCCGGTCGCTCCTGGCGCGCGACGACGTCCGCGCGGGGCAGCTGGACACCGGCCTGATCGGCCGCCTGGACCCGCCGGAGCCGCCACTCACCGACGAGGAGGCCGCGCAGCTCTGGGCCTCGTCGCAGCTCGTCGAGCGCGGCGACGACCCGTGGCAGCGCGTCGACGGCTGGCGCCTGGGCGGCGTCCGCGCACCCTCGTTCTGGAGGCTCTCGGTCAACGGCGGCGAACCGATCGACATCCGCGCGGAACTTAAACGTCCAGGACGTTTAACTTCGGGCGAGTGGCTCGCCGTTGACGGCTGGACCTGGCGGATCAGCGAGCCGAGTGCGGAGGAGCTCCATCACGGCGCGCACGCGAGCGGGGAGCTGCGCGCGCCGATGCCCGGGTCGGTGCTGCTGGTGCCGCGCCAGGTGGGCGACGAGGTCAAGGCCGGCGAGCCCGTGGTGGTGCTGGAGTCGATGAAGATGGAGCTCGCGCTCAACGCGCCCGCGGACGGGACGGTGACGAAGCTGGACGTGAAGGTCGGGGACAAGGTCGGGCGGGACGAGATCGTGGCGGTGGTCGAATGA
- a CDS encoding DUF4242 domain-containing protein has product MNLYAIRRRDFWGTPEELQETAARSAEVGAEMSDDVRWIRTYVVQEESGKLGTVCLYEGTSAAKVREQAERTGMPADEITLVADTVIVNPDPGKVLA; this is encoded by the coding sequence ATGAACCTCTACGCCATTCGCCGCCGTGACTTCTGGGGTACGCCCGAGGAGCTGCAGGAGACCGCCGCCCGGAGCGCCGAGGTGGGCGCCGAGATGTCCGACGACGTCCGTTGGATCCGCACCTACGTCGTCCAGGAGGAGTCGGGCAAGCTCGGCACCGTCTGCCTGTACGAGGGCACGAGCGCGGCCAAGGTCCGCGAGCAGGCCGAGCGCACCGGCATGCCGGCCGACGAGATCACGCTCGTGGCCGACACCGTGATCGTGAATCCGGACCCCGGCAAAGTCCTCGCCTAG